From the genome of Tachysurus vachellii isolate PV-2020 chromosome 2, HZAU_Pvac_v1, whole genome shotgun sequence, one region includes:
- the LOC132837656 gene encoding CDP-diacylglycerol--glycerol-3-phosphate 3-phosphatidyltransferase, mitochondrial, whose amino-acid sequence MAAPMTWRRLVYSLYTPAVSGILSKISDKFCRTRDRRRGSSLLLLAPLLADTDSMVSRLPGSTEGLHTRFHWIADHVPAFRVPGGHIHILHSPNEFYQVMKERIKTARSRVVIASLYLGTGPLEQDLVECMEQALKRSQEEASPDLKVSVLLDYTRGSRGKNNSRTMLLPLLQRFPEQMRVSLYHTPDLRGLLRLLVPERFNETIGVQHIKVYLFDNSLIISGANLSDSYFTNRQDRYVLLEDCKEVADFFSELVGAVSDISLQLAPDDSVHMLEGMVHPYKGNRVDFSALAQQHIMGVMNSAKTRQHMLEMDSCSEVECREEHSDTWVFPLVQMKPLGIQLDEEVTQRLLTEADGDSTIYLTSGYFNLTKTYMRLVLGAAADYRILMASPEVNGFFGAKGVAGAIPEAYIHLANQFYSKVCELGQQDRVHLHEYHRPDWTFHAKGLWYYLEGNPHPCLTLIGSPNFGYRSVHRDLEAQIAIVTENDELQTQLQQERDLLYRKSTEVSGTTFKQPNRYVKLWVKLVTPLIKNFF is encoded by the exons GTCCTCACTGCTGCTCCTGGCACCTCTCTTGGCAGATACAGACTCTATGGTGTCCAGACTGCCAGGCTCCACTGAGGGTCTCCACACACGCTTCCACTGGATTGCTGACCATGTGCCAGCATTCAGAGTTCCAGGGGGCCACATACACATCCTTCACTCCCCCAATGAGTTCTATCAGGTTATGAAG GAACGAATCAAGACAGCCAGAAGTCGAGTAGTGATTGCGTCCTTGTATCTTGGCACAGGACCACTAGAACAGGATCTT GTTGAGTGTATGGAGCAGGCACTCAAACGTTCtcaggaagaagcttctcctgatttaaaagtgtctgtGCTACTTGACTACACAAGGGGATCAAGAG GAAAGAATAACTCTCGAACAATGCTGTTGCCGTTGCTGCAGCGCTTTCCAGAGCAGATGAGAGTGTCTTTGTATCACACTCCAGACCTGCGTGGGCTGCTACGCCTCCTGGTGCCTGAACGCTTCAACGAGACTATTGGTGTACAGCATATCAAAGTTTACCTGTTTGACAACAGTCTCATCATCAGTGG AGCTAATCTGAGTGATTCGTACTTCACTAATCGTCAGGATCGTTACGTGCTGTTAGAGGACTGCAAAGAGGTGGCTGATTTCTTTTCGGAGTTAGTGGGAGCAGTGAGTGACATATCACTTCAGCTTGCACCTGATGACAGCGTTCACATGTTGGAGGGAATGGTGCACCCTTACAAAG gtaaTCGGGTAGATTTCTCAGCTTTAGCACAGCAGCATATTATGGGAGTAATGAATTCAGCCAAGACACGACAGCACATGCTGGAGATGGATTCCTGCTCAGAAGTGGAATGTCGAGAAGAGCATAGTGACACCTGGGTCTTCCCACTTGTGCAAATGAAACCTTTGGGTATCCAGTTGGATGAGGAGGTAACGCAGAGACTGCTGACGGAGGCAGATGGGGACTCCACAATATATCTAACATCGGGCTACTTTAACCTGACAAAAACCTACATGAGACTAGTACTGGGAGCTGCTGCAGATTATCGCATCCTCATGGCCTCACCAGAGGTCAATGGTTTTTTTGGGGCCAAAGGTGTGGCAGGTGCCATTCCCGAAGCTTACATTCACCTTGCCAATCAGTTCTATAGCAAG GTGTGTGAGCTGGGTCAACAGGATAGAGTCCACCTGCATGAGTATCATCGGCCTGACTGGACTTTCCATGCCAAGG GATTGTGGTACTACCTGGAAGGAAATCCCCATCCCTGTCTGACTCTTATAGGCTCACCCAATTTTGGTTATCGCTCTGTGCACAGAGACCTAGAGGCTCAGATAGCCATAGTAACAGAAAATGATGAACTCCAGACTCAACTGCAACAG GAGCGAGACCTGTTGTATCGGAAATCCACAGAGGTGTCCGGCACCACCTTTAAACAACCCAATCGTTATGTGAAGTTATGGGTGAAGTTGGTCACTCCTCTAATTAAGAACTTCTTCTGA
- the cyth1b gene encoding cytohesin-1b isoform X3 encodes METDIYVPDDLTPEEKQELENIRRRKQELLEDIQRLKDEIAEVTNEIENLGSTEERKNMQRNKQVAMGRKKFNMDPKKGIQFLIENDLLKNTCEDIAQFLYKGEGLNKTAIGDYLGERDEFNIKILHAFVELHEFTDLNLVQALRQFLWSFRLPGEAQKIDRMMEAFAQRYCQCNTGVFQSTDTCYVLSFAVIMLNTSLHNPNVKDKPSAERFIAMNRGINDGGDLPEDLLRNLYESIKNEPFKIPEDDGNDLTHTFFNPDREGWLLKLGGGRVKTWKRRWFILTDNCLYYFEYTTDKEPRGIIPLENLSIREVEDSKKPNCFELFIPDNKDQVIKACKTEADGRVVEGNHTFYRISAPTIEEKEEWISSIKAAISRDPFYEMLAARKKKVSSIKRQ; translated from the exons AGACTCAAGGATGAGATAGCAGAGGTGACGAATGAGATTGAGAACCTGGGGTCCACTgaagaaag gaAAAATATGCAAAGGAATAAACAGGTGGCCATGGGCCGAAAGAAATTCAACATGGATCCCAAAAAG GGGATCCAGTTCCTCATAGAGAACGACCTGCTGAAGAATACCTGTGAGGATATCGCTCAGTTCCTCTATAAGGGTGAGGGCCTCAACAAGACGGCCATTGGAGATTATCTAGGTGAAAG AGATGAATTCAATATTAAGATTCTTCATGCTTTTGTGGAGCTTCATGAATTTACGGATCTCAACCTGGTCCAAGCACTCCG ACAATTCTTGTGGAGTTTCCGGTTACCTGGTGAAGCCCAGAAGATAGACCGCATGATGGAGGCTTTTGCACAGCGTTACTGTCAGTGCAACACAGGTGTCTTTCAGTCCACAG atACTTGCTATGTTCTTTCATTTGCCGTCATCATGTTGAATACAAGCCTACACAACCCTAATGTAAAGGACAAGCCTTCAGCTGAGCGCTTCATAGCCATGAACAGAGGCATCAATGATGGGGGAGACCTACCAGAGGACTTGCTCAGG AACCTTTATGAAAGCATCAAGAATGAGCCCTTTAAGATACCAGAAGACGATGGCAAtgacctaacacacacattctttaatCCAGACCGTGAGGGCTGGTTGCTGAAATTGGG AGGGGGACGGGTCAAAACATGGAAAAGAAGGTGGTTTATCTTGACAGATAACTGCCTTTATTACTTTGAATACACAACT GATAAAGAGCCAAGAGGGATTATACCCCTGGAAAATCTGAGCATCAGAGAAGTGGAGGATTCAAAGAAACCA AACTGCTTTGAGCTCTTCATCCCAGACAATAAGGATCAAGTGATCAAGGCCTGCAAGACTGAGGCAGATGGTCGAGTGGTCGAGGGAAACCACACATTCTACAGAATCTCAGCCCCAACCATTGAAGAAAAAGAGGAATGGATCAGCAGTATTAA AGCTGCCATCAGCAGGGACCCCTTCTATGAAATGCTTGCAGCCAGGAAGAAGAAGGTGTCCTCTATAAAGAGGCAGTAG
- the cyth1b gene encoding cytohesin-1b isoform X2 encodes MVLKSEAGVVPDDLTPEEKQELENIRRRKQELLEDIQRLKDEIAEVTNEIENLGSTEERKNMQRNKQVAMGRKKFNMDPKKGIQFLIENDLLKNTCEDIAQFLYKGEGLNKTAIGDYLGERDEFNIKILHAFVELHEFTDLNLVQALRQFLWSFRLPGEAQKIDRMMEAFAQRYCQCNTGVFQSTDTCYVLSFAVIMLNTSLHNPNVKDKPSAERFIAMNRGINDGGDLPEDLLRNLYESIKNEPFKIPEDDGNDLTHTFFNPDREGWLLKLGGRVKTWKRRWFILTDNCLYYFEYTTDKEPRGIIPLENLSIREVEDSKKPNCFELFIPDNKDQVIKACKTEADGRVVEGNHTFYRISAPTIEEKEEWISSIKAAISRDPFYEMLAARKKKVSSIKRQ; translated from the exons AGACTCAAGGATGAGATAGCAGAGGTGACGAATGAGATTGAGAACCTGGGGTCCACTgaagaaag gaAAAATATGCAAAGGAATAAACAGGTGGCCATGGGCCGAAAGAAATTCAACATGGATCCCAAAAAG GGGATCCAGTTCCTCATAGAGAACGACCTGCTGAAGAATACCTGTGAGGATATCGCTCAGTTCCTCTATAAGGGTGAGGGCCTCAACAAGACGGCCATTGGAGATTATCTAGGTGAAAG AGATGAATTCAATATTAAGATTCTTCATGCTTTTGTGGAGCTTCATGAATTTACGGATCTCAACCTGGTCCAAGCACTCCG ACAATTCTTGTGGAGTTTCCGGTTACCTGGTGAAGCCCAGAAGATAGACCGCATGATGGAGGCTTTTGCACAGCGTTACTGTCAGTGCAACACAGGTGTCTTTCAGTCCACAG atACTTGCTATGTTCTTTCATTTGCCGTCATCATGTTGAATACAAGCCTACACAACCCTAATGTAAAGGACAAGCCTTCAGCTGAGCGCTTCATAGCCATGAACAGAGGCATCAATGATGGGGGAGACCTACCAGAGGACTTGCTCAGG AACCTTTATGAAAGCATCAAGAATGAGCCCTTTAAGATACCAGAAGACGATGGCAAtgacctaacacacacattctttaatCCAGACCGTGAGGGCTGGTTGCTGAAATTGG GGGGACGGGTCAAAACATGGAAAAGAAGGTGGTTTATCTTGACAGATAACTGCCTTTATTACTTTGAATACACAACT GATAAAGAGCCAAGAGGGATTATACCCCTGGAAAATCTGAGCATCAGAGAAGTGGAGGATTCAAAGAAACCA AACTGCTTTGAGCTCTTCATCCCAGACAATAAGGATCAAGTGATCAAGGCCTGCAAGACTGAGGCAGATGGTCGAGTGGTCGAGGGAAACCACACATTCTACAGAATCTCAGCCCCAACCATTGAAGAAAAAGAGGAATGGATCAGCAGTATTAA AGCTGCCATCAGCAGGGACCCCTTCTATGAAATGCTTGCAGCCAGGAAGAAGAAGGTGTCCTCTATAAAGAGGCAGTAG
- the cyth1b gene encoding cytohesin-1b isoform X4, with the protein MPDDLTPEEKQELENIRRRKQELLEDIQRLKDEIAEVTNEIENLGSTEERKNMQRNKQVAMGRKKFNMDPKKGIQFLIENDLLKNTCEDIAQFLYKGEGLNKTAIGDYLGERDEFNIKILHAFVELHEFTDLNLVQALRQFLWSFRLPGEAQKIDRMMEAFAQRYCQCNTGVFQSTDTCYVLSFAVIMLNTSLHNPNVKDKPSAERFIAMNRGINDGGDLPEDLLRNLYESIKNEPFKIPEDDGNDLTHTFFNPDREGWLLKLGGGRVKTWKRRWFILTDNCLYYFEYTTDKEPRGIIPLENLSIREVEDSKKPNCFELFIPDNKDQVIKACKTEADGRVVEGNHTFYRISAPTIEEKEEWISSIKAAISRDPFYEMLAARKKKVSSIKRQ; encoded by the exons AGACTCAAGGATGAGATAGCAGAGGTGACGAATGAGATTGAGAACCTGGGGTCCACTgaagaaag gaAAAATATGCAAAGGAATAAACAGGTGGCCATGGGCCGAAAGAAATTCAACATGGATCCCAAAAAG GGGATCCAGTTCCTCATAGAGAACGACCTGCTGAAGAATACCTGTGAGGATATCGCTCAGTTCCTCTATAAGGGTGAGGGCCTCAACAAGACGGCCATTGGAGATTATCTAGGTGAAAG AGATGAATTCAATATTAAGATTCTTCATGCTTTTGTGGAGCTTCATGAATTTACGGATCTCAACCTGGTCCAAGCACTCCG ACAATTCTTGTGGAGTTTCCGGTTACCTGGTGAAGCCCAGAAGATAGACCGCATGATGGAGGCTTTTGCACAGCGTTACTGTCAGTGCAACACAGGTGTCTTTCAGTCCACAG atACTTGCTATGTTCTTTCATTTGCCGTCATCATGTTGAATACAAGCCTACACAACCCTAATGTAAAGGACAAGCCTTCAGCTGAGCGCTTCATAGCCATGAACAGAGGCATCAATGATGGGGGAGACCTACCAGAGGACTTGCTCAGG AACCTTTATGAAAGCATCAAGAATGAGCCCTTTAAGATACCAGAAGACGATGGCAAtgacctaacacacacattctttaatCCAGACCGTGAGGGCTGGTTGCTGAAATTGGG AGGGGGACGGGTCAAAACATGGAAAAGAAGGTGGTTTATCTTGACAGATAACTGCCTTTATTACTTTGAATACACAACT GATAAAGAGCCAAGAGGGATTATACCCCTGGAAAATCTGAGCATCAGAGAAGTGGAGGATTCAAAGAAACCA AACTGCTTTGAGCTCTTCATCCCAGACAATAAGGATCAAGTGATCAAGGCCTGCAAGACTGAGGCAGATGGTCGAGTGGTCGAGGGAAACCACACATTCTACAGAATCTCAGCCCCAACCATTGAAGAAAAAGAGGAATGGATCAGCAGTATTAA AGCTGCCATCAGCAGGGACCCCTTCTATGAAATGCTTGCAGCCAGGAAGAAGAAGGTGTCCTCTATAAAGAGGCAGTAG